In a single window of the Frondihabitans peucedani genome:
- a CDS encoding ParB/RepB/Spo0J family partition protein — MATKRTGLGRGIGALIPVADETQDRPVDVFFPTREQTAEELVAVPGARLASLNPLDIVPNAHQPRTEFREEELRELVASIREVGLLQPIVVRPLKNAEPGGAQYELVMGERRLRATKELGLATIPALVKDTADESMLRDALLENLHRAQLNPLEEASAYQQLLADFGITQEELAEKIGRSRPQITNTIRLLRLPSPVQRRVASGVLSAGHARAILSVGDAAGMERLADKIVNEDLSVRAAEAAAAGVTIKPKRPRSTSESTQGHLDEVAERLGDRLDTRVKVSLGARKGSITIDFASIGDLNRILSEMGQDLFGVA, encoded by the coding sequence GTGGCCACGAAGAGAACCGGACTCGGCCGAGGCATCGGCGCCCTCATCCCCGTGGCGGACGAGACGCAGGATCGCCCCGTCGACGTCTTCTTCCCCACCCGCGAGCAGACGGCGGAGGAGCTCGTCGCCGTGCCCGGCGCCCGTCTGGCCAGCCTGAACCCGCTCGACATCGTGCCGAACGCGCACCAGCCCCGCACGGAGTTCCGTGAGGAGGAGCTCCGGGAGCTCGTCGCCTCGATCCGCGAGGTCGGCCTCCTGCAGCCGATCGTGGTCCGGCCTCTCAAGAACGCCGAGCCGGGCGGCGCCCAGTACGAGCTCGTGATGGGCGAGCGCCGGCTTCGTGCGACCAAGGAGCTCGGCCTCGCGACGATTCCTGCCCTGGTCAAGGACACCGCCGACGAGTCGATGCTGCGGGATGCTCTGCTCGAGAACCTCCACCGCGCGCAGCTGAACCCGCTCGAGGAGGCGTCCGCGTACCAGCAGCTCCTGGCGGACTTCGGGATCACGCAGGAGGAGCTCGCCGAGAAGATCGGCCGAAGTCGACCGCAGATCACGAACACCATCCGCCTGCTGCGACTCCCCTCCCCTGTGCAGCGACGTGTCGCGTCCGGTGTCCTGTCGGCCGGTCACGCTCGCGCGATCCTCTCGGTAGGCGATGCTGCGGGCATGGAGCGTCTCGCCGACAAGATCGTCAATGAAGACCTCTCCGTTCGGGCTGCCGAGGCCGCCGCCGCCGGCGTCACCATCAAGCCCAAGCGTCCGCGTTCCACCTCGGAGTCGACCCAGGGGCACCTCGACGAGGTCGCCGAACGTCTCGGTGATCGTCTCGACACGCGCGTGAAGGTGTCGCTCGGTGCGCGAAAGGGGTCGATCACGATCGACTTCGCTTCAATCGGCGACTTGAACCGCATCCTGTCCGAGATGGGGCAGGATCTCTTCGGCGTCGCTTGA
- the rsmG gene encoding 16S rRNA (guanine(527)-N(7))-methyltransferase RsmG: MTAPLTDIEVEPAAAAELFGDRIGIVRRFTADLAQYGEELGLIGPLELPRLWTRHVINSGLLAPLLVAGRVGDIGSGAGLPGLVLAAARPDATLILIEPMERRTDWLRAEADRLGLTNVEVVRARAEEAEISPWLDQATARAVSALSKLIPLTVPLVKTGGQLLFLKGARVADEVTAARKVISRHHLVDVEVLELGTGLVDETTRVFRATVD; the protein is encoded by the coding sequence ATGACGGCTCCGCTCACCGATATCGAGGTCGAACCGGCGGCTGCAGCAGAACTCTTCGGCGACAGGATCGGCATCGTCCGCCGTTTCACAGCGGACCTCGCGCAGTACGGCGAGGAGCTCGGGCTCATCGGTCCCCTCGAGCTGCCCCGGCTCTGGACGCGCCACGTGATCAACAGTGGGCTTCTCGCTCCGCTGCTGGTCGCCGGCCGTGTCGGCGACATCGGCTCGGGTGCCGGCCTGCCCGGGCTCGTGCTCGCGGCGGCCCGGCCGGATGCCACGCTCATCCTCATCGAGCCCATGGAACGACGGACGGACTGGCTCCGAGCCGAGGCCGATCGGCTCGGTCTCACCAACGTCGAGGTCGTCCGCGCTCGCGCGGAAGAAGCGGAAATCTCCCCCTGGCTCGACCAGGCGACGGCCCGTGCTGTCAGCGCGCTCTCCAAGCTGATCCCACTGACCGTGCCTCTCGTCAAGACGGGTGGGCAACTGCTGTTCCTCAAGGGCGCTCGGGTCGCCGATGAGGTCACGGCTGCGCGCAAGGTCATCAGTCGTCACCACCTCGTCGACGTCGAGGTCCTCGAGCTCGGCACCGGCCTCGTCGACGAAACCACCCGGGTCTTTCGAGCTACAGTTGACTGA
- the dnaA gene encoding chromosomal replication initiator protein DnaA has protein sequence MTTTTDPVQGLWRSVLARLTTDDRITPQLHGFVSLVEPKGVLGDTLYLEVPNELTRGMLEQRIREPLLDAIGALGDSSVSSFAITVNPDITPDTLSQPQEQAEQNQYVEAPFVPAPVEVTTGGKRNDSRLNPKYSFDNFVIGASNRFAHAAAVAVSEAPAKAYNPLFIYGESGLGKTHLLHAIGHYAESMYPGIRVRYVSSEEFTNDFINSIANNRSSQFQQRYREIDILLIDDIQFLQGKDSTQEAFFHTFNTLHDHDKQLVITSDLPPKHLTGFEDRMRSRFEWGLITDVQAPDLETRIAILRKKAQSEKLLVRDEILEYMATKVSSNIRELEGTLIRVTAFASLNRTAVDMALVQTVLKDLITLDDDNVIAPVDIINHTADYFKLSVDDLYGSSRSQAIATARQIAMYLCRELTNLSLPKIGQLFGNRDHTTVMYANKKISELMKERRSIYNQVTELTSRIKQDHRYK, from the coding sequence GTGACGACTACGACCGACCCGGTCCAGGGCCTGTGGCGCTCCGTCCTCGCCCGACTCACGACAGACGACAGGATCACGCCTCAGCTGCACGGCTTCGTCAGCCTGGTCGAGCCGAAGGGCGTCCTCGGCGACACCCTCTACCTCGAGGTCCCCAACGAGCTCACCCGCGGAATGCTCGAGCAGCGCATCCGCGAGCCCCTCCTCGACGCCATCGGCGCCCTCGGCGACAGCTCGGTGTCGAGCTTCGCGATCACGGTCAATCCCGACATCACGCCCGACACCCTGAGCCAGCCTCAGGAGCAGGCGGAGCAGAACCAGTACGTCGAGGCCCCCTTCGTGCCGGCGCCGGTCGAGGTCACCACCGGCGGCAAGCGCAACGACTCCCGGCTCAACCCGAAGTACAGCTTCGACAACTTCGTCATCGGCGCGTCCAACCGCTTCGCGCACGCAGCCGCGGTGGCTGTGAGCGAGGCTCCCGCCAAGGCCTACAACCCCCTCTTCATCTACGGCGAGTCCGGCCTCGGCAAGACCCACCTCCTCCACGCCATCGGCCACTACGCCGAGAGCATGTACCCGGGCATCCGCGTCCGCTACGTCTCGAGCGAGGAGTTCACCAACGACTTCATCAACTCGATCGCCAACAACCGGTCGAGCCAGTTCCAGCAGCGGTACCGAGAGATCGACATCCTGCTCATCGACGACATCCAGTTCCTGCAGGGGAAAGACAGCACCCAGGAGGCGTTCTTCCACACCTTCAACACCCTGCACGACCACGACAAGCAGCTGGTCATCACCAGCGACCTCCCGCCGAAGCACCTCACCGGCTTCGAAGACCGGATGCGGTCGCGCTTCGAGTGGGGCCTGATCACCGACGTGCAGGCGCCCGACCTCGAGACCAGGATCGCGATCCTGCGCAAGAAGGCCCAGAGCGAGAAGCTGCTGGTGCGCGACGAGATCCTCGAGTACATGGCGACGAAGGTGTCGAGCAACATCCGCGAGCTCGAGGGCACGCTGATCAGAGTCACGGCGTTCGCCAGCCTGAACCGCACCGCCGTCGACATGGCCCTGGTGCAGACGGTCCTGAAAGACCTGATCACGCTCGACGACGACAACGTGATCGCGCCGGTCGACATCATCAACCACACGGCCGACTACTTCAAGCTGTCAGTCGACGACCTCTACGGGTCGTCCCGCTCGCAGGCGATCGCCACGGCCCGCCAGATCGCGATGTACCTGTGCCGCGAGCTCACGAACCTCTCCCTGCCCAAGATCGGCCAGCTGTTCGGCAACCGCGACCACACCACGGTCATGTACGCGAACAAGAAGATCTCCGAGCTGATGAAGGAGCGCCGGTCGATCTACAACCAGGTCACCGAGCTCACCAGCCGGATCAAGCAGGACCACCGCTACAAGTAG
- the rpmH gene encoding 50S ribosomal protein L34: MSKRTFQPNNRRRAKKHGFRARMRTRAGRAILAARRGKGRTELSA, encoded by the coding sequence ATGAGCAAGCGCACTTTCCAGCCGAACAACCGTCGCCGCGCCAAGAAGCACGGCTTCCGTGCTCGCATGCGCACCCGCGCCGGCCGCGCCATCCTCGCCGCCCGCCGCGGCAAGGGCCGCACCGAGCTCTCCGCGTAG
- the trxA gene encoding thioredoxin produces MSTATAVTDATFEADVLNSDETILVDFWAEWCGPCRAVSPILDQIAAEHSDKIKIVKLNVDDNPQTAMKYQITSIPAMKVYRGGEVVKTVIGAKPKPALEADLADFLA; encoded by the coding sequence ATGAGCACCGCAACAGCAGTCACCGACGCCACCTTCGAGGCCGACGTCCTCAACTCCGACGAGACGATCCTGGTCGACTTCTGGGCCGAGTGGTGCGGCCCGTGTCGCGCGGTCTCGCCGATCCTCGACCAGATCGCCGCCGAGCACAGCGACAAGATCAAGATCGTCAAGCTCAACGTCGACGACAACCCGCAGACCGCGATGAAGTACCAGATCACCTCCATCCCCGCGATGAAGGTCTACCGCGGTGGCGAGGTCGTCAAGACCGTCATCGGCGCCAAGCCCAAGCCGGCCCTCGAGGCCGACCTGGCGGACTTCCTGGCGTAA
- the dnaN gene encoding DNA polymerase III subunit beta, with protein MKFQVNRDVFSDAVSFAVKLLPQRTTLPILSGVLIEAHEGGLTLSSFDYEVSSQTSIAAEVDEEGTILVSGRLLADIANRLPSAPVVFTTEETRISVSCGSANFSLLSMPVEEYPTLPTPGPQSGVVPGDKFSLAVSQVAVAASRDDVTPVITGVQLEVTENALSLVATDRYRVAVRGIDWDSGSAGTGATPDKPSLTALVPARTLQEVGKTFGSATTLSVSITGTEDRELISFQADDKVVTSLLIKGNFPPVKRLFPETVENYAVMNTAELVEATRRVSLVLEREAALRFTFTIDGLTLEAIGSEQAQASESIDALLTGDDTVVSLKPQFLLDGLGAVHSEFVRISFTKTENPNKPGPVLITSQSSKDQPGADSYKYLLQPNLLLR; from the coding sequence GTGAAGTTCCAGGTCAACCGCGACGTCTTCAGCGACGCCGTCTCGTTCGCCGTCAAGCTGCTCCCTCAGCGGACGACCCTGCCGATCCTGAGCGGTGTCCTCATCGAGGCGCACGAGGGCGGGCTCACGCTGTCGTCGTTCGACTACGAGGTCTCGTCGCAGACCAGCATCGCGGCCGAGGTCGACGAGGAGGGCACGATCCTGGTCTCCGGCCGTCTGCTCGCCGACATCGCCAACCGCCTCCCCAGCGCCCCGGTCGTGTTCACCACCGAGGAGACCCGCATCAGCGTCTCGTGCGGTTCGGCGAACTTCTCGCTCCTGAGCATGCCCGTCGAGGAGTACCCGACGCTGCCGACCCCCGGCCCGCAGTCGGGCGTCGTCCCGGGCGACAAGTTCTCGCTCGCCGTCTCGCAGGTCGCCGTCGCCGCGTCCCGCGACGACGTCACCCCGGTGATCACCGGGGTGCAGCTCGAGGTGACCGAGAACGCCCTGTCGCTGGTCGCCACCGACCGGTACCGGGTCGCCGTCCGCGGCATCGACTGGGACTCCGGCAGCGCGGGCACCGGTGCGACCCCCGACAAGCCGAGCCTCACGGCGCTGGTGCCGGCCCGCACCCTGCAGGAGGTCGGCAAGACCTTCGGCAGCGCCACCACGCTGTCCGTGTCGATCACCGGCACCGAAGACCGCGAGCTCATCTCGTTCCAGGCAGACGACAAGGTCGTCACCTCCCTGCTCATCAAGGGGAATTTCCCTCCCGTCAAGCGCCTGTTCCCCGAGACGGTCGAGAACTACGCTGTGATGAACACCGCGGAGCTCGTCGAGGCGACCCGGCGCGTATCGCTCGTCCTGGAGCGCGAAGCAGCTCTGAGATTCACGTTCACGATCGACGGCCTCACCCTCGAGGCCATCGGAAGCGAGCAAGCGCAGGCGTCAGAGTCGATCGACGCGCTCCTGACCGGAGACGACACCGTGGTTTCGCTGAAGCCGCAGTTCCTCCTGGACGGACTGGGAGCCGTTCACTCGGAGTTCGTCCGCATCTCGTTCACCAAGACCGAGAATCCCAACAAGCCGGGGCCCGTGCTCATCACGAGCCAGTCGTCGAAAGACCAGCCGGGAGCGGACAGCTACAAGTACCTCCTCCAGCCCAACCTCCTGTTGCGCTGA
- the yidC gene encoding membrane protein insertase YidC, with amino-acid sequence MLDFLGTILWPIRWVVEAILVGWHYVLTAFGLPTDAGVTWVLSIVLLTIIVRVCLIPIFVRQIKNQRRMMEVAPQLKKIQDKYKGKKDQFSREAMSRETMALYKETGTNPLSSCLPLLIQMPVFFSLYTVLHNAQTGKIGIGLLNNGLSNSFAKAELFGAPLHETFTSSDVITVKVIAGIMIVVMTASQFYTQLQLTSKNMSPETKASPMYKQQKMLLYVLPLVFLFSGLSFPLGVMFYWLTSNIWTMGQQYVVIRNSPTPGSDAALAREARLAKRQQEKESRKGSVKGNPLTALNEITVTEIETPKRVTTQRVQPVGKNRAKKQNGQAR; translated from the coding sequence ATGCTTGACTTCCTAGGCACGATCCTGTGGCCGATCCGCTGGGTCGTCGAGGCCATCCTCGTCGGCTGGCACTACGTGCTGACCGCGTTCGGCCTCCCGACCGACGCCGGCGTGACCTGGGTGCTCTCGATCGTCCTGCTCACGATCATCGTCCGCGTCTGCCTCATCCCGATCTTCGTCCGCCAGATCAAGAACCAGCGGCGGATGATGGAGGTCGCCCCGCAGCTGAAGAAGATCCAGGACAAGTACAAGGGCAAGAAAGACCAGTTCTCCCGCGAGGCGATGTCGCGCGAGACGATGGCGCTCTACAAGGAGACGGGTACCAACCCGCTCTCGTCGTGCCTCCCGCTGCTGATCCAGATGCCGGTGTTCTTCAGCCTGTACACGGTGCTCCACAACGCGCAGACCGGCAAGATCGGCATCGGCCTCCTCAACAACGGCCTCTCGAACTCGTTCGCCAAGGCCGAGCTCTTCGGTGCGCCGCTCCACGAGACGTTCACGTCGTCCGACGTCATCACGGTCAAGGTCATCGCGGGCATCATGATCGTCGTCATGACGGCGTCGCAGTTCTACACGCAGCTGCAGCTGACCTCGAAGAACATGTCGCCTGAGACCAAGGCCAGCCCGATGTACAAGCAGCAGAAGATGCTCCTGTACGTCCTCCCCCTCGTCTTCCTGTTCTCCGGTCTGTCGTTCCCGCTCGGCGTCATGTTCTACTGGCTGACCTCGAACATCTGGACCATGGGCCAGCAGTACGTCGTGATCCGCAACAGCCCGACTCCCGGCAGCGACGCCGCCCTCGCTCGCGAGGCCCGCCTGGCCAAGCGCCAGCAGGAGAAGGAGTCCCGCAAGGGCAGCGTGAAGGGCAACCCCCTGACCGCTCTGAATGAGATCACCGTGACCGAGATCGAGACTCCCAAGCGAGTCACCACCCAGCGCGTCCAGCCGGTCGGCAAGAACCGCGCCAAGAAGCAGAACGGCCAGGCCCGATGA
- a CDS encoding ParA family protein yields the protein MARELADLTRRREALRIDTLPKPAKTRVITVSNQKGGVGKTTSTVNLAAGLARNGARVLVIDLDPQGNASTALGVEHRAETASVYDVVVGESAIADVLQKSPEFDQLFCVPSTIHLAGAEIELVSLVAREQRLRTALETFLQVTEAEDRRFDYVFIDCPPSLGLLTINAFVAAQEVLIPIQCEYYALEGLSQLLRNIQLIEKHLNPVLTVSTILLTMYDGRTNLSQQVAADVREHFPKEVLTTMIPRSVRISEAPGYGQTVISYDTNSPGSVSYLEAAAELAHRGAPN from the coding sequence CTGGCTCGCGAGCTCGCCGATCTCACTCGGCGTCGCGAGGCTCTGCGGATCGACACGCTTCCCAAGCCCGCGAAGACGCGAGTCATCACCGTCTCCAATCAGAAGGGCGGCGTCGGCAAGACGACGTCCACCGTTAACCTCGCTGCAGGGCTCGCCCGCAACGGCGCGCGAGTCCTGGTCATCGATCTCGACCCCCAGGGGAACGCCTCCACGGCCCTCGGCGTTGAGCACCGCGCTGAGACCGCGAGCGTCTACGACGTCGTCGTAGGCGAGTCGGCCATCGCGGACGTCCTCCAGAAGAGCCCCGAGTTCGACCAGTTGTTCTGCGTCCCGTCCACGATCCACCTGGCGGGTGCGGAGATCGAGCTGGTGAGCCTCGTCGCTCGTGAACAGCGGCTGCGCACGGCCCTGGAGACGTTCCTGCAGGTGACGGAGGCTGAGGACCGACGGTTCGACTACGTCTTCATCGACTGCCCTCCGTCCCTCGGTCTCCTGACGATCAACGCGTTCGTCGCCGCGCAGGAGGTCCTGATCCCCATCCAGTGCGAGTACTACGCCCTGGAGGGTCTGAGCCAGCTCCTGCGGAACATCCAGCTGATCGAGAAGCACCTCAACCCTGTCCTCACGGTCTCAACCATCCTGCTCACCATGTACGACGGGCGCACCAATCTCTCGCAGCAGGTCGCTGCCGACGTCCGGGAGCACTTCCCCAAGGAGGTGCTGACCACGATGATCCCGCGTTCCGTGCGGATCAGTGAGGCGCCCGGGTACGGACAGACCGTCATCAGCTACGACACCAACTCCCCCGGCTCCGTCTCGTACCTGGAGGCAGCCGCCGAACTCGCACACCGAGGAGCACCCAACTAG
- the yidD gene encoding membrane protein insertion efficiency factor YidD — MSIVRFLAILPRNVCVAILRAYRATISPLYGDVCRYYPSCSQYALTAIQKHGAVRGIALGSWRLVRCHPWAAGGIDDVPEPHHHRHTLTTGGFVTARLERSHGVAPVEATKGLTQNA; from the coding sequence GTGAGCATCGTCCGATTCCTGGCAATCCTCCCGCGCAACGTCTGCGTGGCGATCCTGCGTGCGTACCGGGCGACGATCTCTCCGCTGTACGGCGACGTCTGTCGCTACTACCCGTCGTGCTCGCAGTACGCGCTCACGGCGATCCAGAAGCACGGTGCCGTCCGAGGCATCGCGCTCGGCAGCTGGCGGCTCGTCCGCTGCCACCCCTGGGCGGCGGGCGGCATCGACGACGTCCCCGAGCCTCACCACCACCGTCACACCCTGACCACCGGGGGTTTCGTGACAGCACGACTTGAACGCAGTCACGGGGTCGCCCCCGTGGAAGCCACGAAAGGGCTGACCCAGAATGCTTGA
- a CDS encoding D-alanine--D-alanine ligase → MTSVDSSARVRTVTVLAGGISHERDVSLRSGRRVADSLTSYGMEVELRDPDAALLAHLVESRPDVVWPALHGASGEDGALRGVLEALDIPFVGSHSTSARLAWDKPTAKALVARAGVRTPRSVALSHDAFRELGAVSVLRAIAEEHPVPLVVKPARGGSAQGVTVVDNVAGLPRAMVDAYTYCDDVLVEQKIVGTEVAVGVIDTGDGPIALPAVEIVPRSGFYGFEARYNAGETRFFTPARLSESVAAAAAEAAVTAHRALGLRHLSRVDLIVDAAGTAWFLEVNVLPGLTETSLVPLALEAAGYDLGWLYAALAQKAVDDHQA, encoded by the coding sequence ATGACCTCCGTCGACAGCTCCGCCCGCGTCAGAACCGTCACCGTCCTCGCCGGAGGCATCAGTCACGAGCGGGATGTGTCGCTCCGATCGGGCCGGCGCGTGGCCGACAGCCTGACCTCGTACGGGATGGAGGTCGAGCTGCGCGATCCTGATGCGGCACTCCTCGCCCACCTCGTCGAGTCGAGACCCGATGTCGTCTGGCCCGCACTGCACGGCGCGAGCGGCGAGGACGGAGCACTCCGAGGCGTGCTCGAGGCGCTGGACATCCCGTTCGTCGGATCGCACTCGACCTCCGCGCGTCTCGCGTGGGACAAGCCGACCGCCAAGGCACTGGTCGCCCGAGCGGGAGTGCGCACGCCCCGAAGCGTCGCCCTCTCGCACGACGCGTTCCGCGAGCTCGGTGCTGTCAGCGTCCTCCGTGCCATCGCAGAGGAGCACCCCGTCCCGCTCGTCGTGAAGCCGGCCCGGGGTGGCTCGGCCCAGGGCGTCACCGTCGTCGACAATGTCGCCGGACTGCCCCGCGCCATGGTCGACGCGTACACGTACTGCGACGACGTCCTGGTCGAGCAGAAGATCGTCGGAACGGAAGTGGCCGTCGGTGTCATCGACACCGGCGACGGCCCCATCGCGCTGCCCGCCGTCGAGATCGTTCCCCGCTCGGGGTTCTACGGCTTCGAGGCGCGGTATAACGCGGGGGAGACCCGCTTCTTCACGCCTGCGCGCCTTTCCGAGTCGGTGGCGGCAGCCGCGGCCGAGGCGGCGGTCACCGCTCACCGCGCTCTCGGGCTCCGACACCTCTCGCGCGTCGACCTCATCGTCGATGCCGCCGGTACGGCTTGGTTCCTGGAGGTCAACGTGCTCCCGGGTCTGACGGAGACCTCGCTCGTGCCCCTCGCCCTCGAGGCTGCGGGGTACGACCTGGGCTGGCTCTATGCGGCCCTGGCGCAGAAGGCTGTCGACGATCACCAGGCCTGA
- the rnpA gene encoding ribonuclease P protein component, translated as MLARANRIVRADDYRNTVRRGRKSATAHCVVYIRSGSAPAGHVRFGFIVSKAVGNAVARNTVRRRLKAIAHERLSVLPGGTDVVIRALPGTIGVPWSTLLDEITEVIDKGLRA; from the coding sequence GTGTTGGCTCGCGCCAACCGGATCGTCCGAGCTGACGACTACCGCAACACGGTGCGCCGTGGCCGCAAGTCGGCCACGGCGCACTGTGTCGTCTACATCCGGAGCGGATCGGCGCCGGCCGGACACGTCCGCTTCGGGTTCATCGTCTCCAAGGCCGTCGGCAACGCGGTTGCCCGCAACACGGTGCGCCGTCGACTTAAGGCGATCGCCCACGAGCGGCTCTCTGTTCTCCCTGGGGGAACAGACGTCGTCATCCGGGCGCTGCCAGGCACTATCGGAGTTCCGTGGTCTACCCTGCTCGATGAGATCACGGAAGTCATCGACAAGGGTTTGAGAGCGTGA
- a CDS encoding protein jag: protein MTSAETPFGSSLDEQQPLVDDADRADVLEVADDEGAADASAASGSAGAADSAGAADTDESGSAESGSAQSDLDEGDIAADYIEELLDILDLDGDIDIETRGGRSYISVDSSGENDLHLLSKPETVTALQELTRIAVQTQTGEFSRLILDVGGSRATREQELTTLVDRAISKIEEGATAASLPPMSSYERKLVHDIVAERGFVSESEGEGRDRHTVVSRG, encoded by the coding sequence ATGACCTCCGCTGAAACCCCCTTCGGCTCCTCCCTCGACGAGCAGCAGCCCTTGGTCGACGACGCGGATCGCGCGGACGTCCTCGAGGTCGCAGACGACGAGGGGGCGGCTGACGCGTCTGCGGCGTCGGGCTCTGCTGGCGCTGCTGACTCTGCCGGCGCTGCTGATACGGACGAGTCGGGCTCTGCCGAGTCGGGCTCTGCCCAGTCGGATCTCGACGAGGGCGACATCGCGGCCGACTACATCGAGGAGCTCCTCGACATCCTGGATCTCGACGGCGATATCGACATCGAGACCCGCGGCGGCCGCTCCTACATCTCCGTCGACTCGTCCGGCGAGAACGACCTGCACCTCCTCTCCAAGCCCGAGACCGTGACGGCCCTCCAGGAGCTCACGCGCATCGCCGTCCAGACGCAGACCGGCGAGTTCTCCCGCCTGATCCTCGATGTCGGCGGATCGCGTGCCACTCGCGAGCAGGAGCTCACCACCCTTGTTGATCGCGCGATCAGCAAGATTGAAGAGGGAGCCACCGCAGCGTCCCTGCCGCCCATGTCCTCCTACGAGCGCAAGCTCGTCCACGACATCGTCGCGGAGCGGGGATTCGTCTCGGAGTCCGAGGGTGAAGGGCGTGATCGCCACACCGTCGTGAGTCGTGGCTGA
- a CDS encoding PLP-dependent aminotransferase family protein has product MTDQGTNLDPWYDSYADRTAGLSASEVRALFAVASRPEVVSLAGGMPYVSALPRELVMGSIEKVMHDNGAMALQYGSGQGTPAIREHIMEIMAMEGIRGSADNVVVTTGSQQALDLVTRLFINPGDVVLAESPSYVGALGVFRAYQADVVHVAMDDDGLIPESLRETIVALEAAGRPIKFLYTIPNFHNPAGVTLTWARRLEILDICRSHGILVLEDNPYGLLSFDQPAPQAMRSVDDEGVIYLGSFSKTLAPGFRVGWALAPHAIREKLILANESATLSPNSFGQFVITEYLDQTDWKGQIDTFRGLYAERRDAMLAALGEYLPKLSWTKPDGGFFVWVTLPAELDSKAMLPRAVKELVAYTPGTAFYADGQGRQNIRLSFCYPTPDAIRTGIARLATVINGELDLLHTFSGATLTAPAESRPSVSAPPTNIL; this is encoded by the coding sequence ATGACCGACCAGGGCACCAATCTCGATCCGTGGTACGACAGCTACGCAGACCGCACGGCAGGCCTCAGCGCCTCCGAGGTGCGAGCCCTGTTCGCCGTCGCCTCGCGCCCCGAGGTCGTGTCTCTGGCCGGCGGTATGCCCTACGTGTCGGCTCTGCCGCGCGAGCTGGTCATGGGCTCGATCGAGAAGGTCATGCACGACAACGGTGCCATGGCGCTGCAGTACGGCTCGGGTCAGGGCACACCGGCCATCCGTGAGCACATCATGGAGATCATGGCCATGGAGGGCATCCGGGGGAGCGCCGACAACGTCGTCGTGACCACAGGATCGCAGCAGGCGCTCGACCTGGTCACGCGGCTGTTCATCAATCCCGGCGATGTCGTCCTGGCCGAGTCGCCCAGCTATGTCGGAGCGCTCGGCGTGTTCCGGGCCTACCAAGCCGATGTCGTGCACGTCGCAATGGACGACGACGGGCTCATCCCCGAGTCACTGCGCGAGACGATCGTCGCGCTCGAGGCGGCCGGCCGACCGATCAAGTTCCTCTACACGATCCCGAACTTCCACAACCCCGCCGGTGTCACGCTCACCTGGGCACGTCGCCTCGAGATCCTCGACATCTGCCGCTCGCACGGCATCCTGGTGCTCGAAGACAACCCGTACGGCCTGCTGTCGTTCGACCAGCCCGCCCCGCAGGCCATGCGGTCGGTGGACGACGAGGGCGTCATCTACCTCGGCTCGTTCTCGAAGACCCTCGCTCCCGGGTTCCGGGTCGGCTGGGCTCTCGCGCCGCACGCCATCCGCGAGAAGCTCATCCTGGCCAATGAGTCGGCGACTCTGTCTCCGAACTCCTTCGGGCAGTTCGTCATCACGGAGTATCTCGACCAGACCGACTGGAAAGGCCAGATCGACACCTTCCGCGGCCTCTACGCCGAGCGCCGCGACGCGATGCTCGCTGCACTGGGGGAGTACCTGCCGAAGCTGAGTTGGACGAAGCCCGACGGAGGCTTCTTCGTCTGGGTGACCCTGCCCGCGGAGCTCGACTCGAAGGCGATGCTGCCCCGGGCGGTCAAGGAACTCGTGGCGTACACGCCGGGCACCGCGTTCTACGCCGACGGACAAGGGCGCCAGAACATCCGGCTCTCGTTCTGCTACCCCACCCCGGACGCGATCCGCACGGGCATCGCCCGACTCGCCACCGTCATCAACGGCGAGCTCGATCTGCTGCACACCTTCTCCGGTGCGACGCTCACTGCGCCGGCCGAGTCGCGTCCGAGCGTGTCCGCGCCGCCGACGAACATCCTCTGA